TTCCGGTTCAGATGCGTTTCAACGAATTAATGACGGGTGCCAAACAAGACGTCGTTTGTAAAATTTTTGGGGAAGATCTGGACAAACTAGATGAATACTCGGAAAAACTGGGAGCCATAAGTAAAACCGTAAAGGGTACAGCCGATTTATATGTTGAAAAAGTGACCGGAATGCCTCAAATCGTAATTGATTATAATTGGGCCGAAATGGCAAAATACGGTTTGTATGTTCAGGATATTAACCGAACTGTAAATGCCGCTTTTGCCGGGGCCGCCGCCGGAAATATATACGAAGGTGAAAAACGTTTTGATCTGGTTGTTCGCGTTGAAAACAGCGGCCGGCAGGGAATCGAAAATGTTAGAAACCTTTTGGTGGCCACACCATCGGGAGCGCAGATTCCGCTATATCAGGTGGCTTCGGTTCAGGAAATTGAAGGACCAAACCAGATTCAGCGTGAAGATGCCAAACGAAGAATCATCGTTGGGTTTAATGTCCGCGGACGCGACGTACAAAGCATTGTAAACGAATTACAGCAAAAAGTAACTGCCCAGATAAAAATGGATCCGGGTTATTATATTACCTACGGAGGTTCTTTTGAAAACCTGCAGCAGGCAAAAAGCCGGCTTGGAGTTGCGGTTCCTGCCGCACTTTTAATGATTTTCGGTCTTTTATATTTTGCTTTTAGATCGTTTAAAGAAGGGATTATCATTTTTACAGCCATTCCGTTATCAGCTATAGGTGGTGTTTTTGCCCTATGGGCTCGTAATATGCCGTTTAGTATTTCAGCAGGAGTTGGTTTTATTGCTCTTTTTGGAGTTGCGGTATTAAATGGAATTGTATTAATATCTGAGTTTAACCGAATCCAGAAACATGGTGAGATTACAGACCCTTTCGATATTATTATTACAGGAACCAAAAATCGACTTCGTCCGGTATTAATGACCGCAGCAGTTGCTTCTTTAGGATTTTTACCAATGGCTCTCAGCAATGGTGCAGGTGCAGAAGTACAGCGTCCGTTAGCGACTGTAGTAATTGGCGGACTCGTTACGGCAACCCTTCTGACTCTTTTTGTACTTCCTGCCATTTACCTGATGACATATAGTATTAAACCTTTTAGAAAGAAAAAGAAAATGAAAAACATCACTGTAATTATCGCTGCTTTATTTCTGTTAAACGGTTTTAATGGAATATATGCGCAACAGGCTGAAAAGATTTCGTTGCAGCAGTCTATTGAAATTGCGCTTAAAAATAACAGCAGAATTAAAGCTGCTAAGTTCAACGAAGAATCGAAAACGTTTTTGAATAAATCTGCGTATGATCTTCCTAAAACACAAATCGATGCGGATTACGGACAATTCAATAGCCGACTGAATGATACGCGTTTTGGAATCAGTCAAACGATTAATTTCCCAACGGTATATGCACGTCAGAAAAAAGCGTTTACGGCAGGAGCCGAAGCCGCAAAAGCACAAAACCAGCTTACACAGCAGGAAGTAAAATCATCAGTCCGAAAATTGTATTATGAATTGGTATGGCTGAACACCAAACGCGATCTTTTGCATTATGCCGACAGTATTTATCGTTTAATGGAAGAGAAATCGCATTTGCGATTTAAAGCCGGGGAAACGAATGTTTTAGAAAAAAGTGCATCGCAGTCAGCAAGACAATTCTATACCAATCAGCTGAATATGATCGAACTCGATGTAGATATTGCGCTTCGTTCGTTTAACGCTTTATTGCAGGATGATAAAATCTATGCGCCGCAAAAAACAAACATCAAAATGGATTTTGAACCCCTTTCGGAAGTTAAAAATACAGACGAACTGCCTATGACAAAAGTCTGGAAACAGGAAACCGAAGCTGCGAAATGGCGATGGAAAACCGAAAGAGCCCGTTTGATGCCGGATTTAAATCTGGGATATAATAATTTGAGCATTACCGGTTTTCAGACCAATGCTGCGGGACAGGAAATCTATTATGATTCCGGAAACCGATTCAGTTATATTACAGCCGGAATAAGCGTGCCGTTATTCTTTGGAAGCCAGTCGGCAAAAAGTAAAGCGGCAAAAGCGGAATACCAAAATTTAGAGGCACAATCTGAAGCCGTAAAAATTGAAGTTTCGACACAGGTTAAAAATGCTTACAAAGAAGTTCAGAAATTCAGGCAGAGTCTTCAGTATTATGAAAGTGAAGGACTGGCCAATGCACAAACAATTATTGAAGCAGCCAATAGCCAGCTGCGAAACGGAGATATTGATTACCTGCAATGGGTTTTGGTCGTGAATCAGGCGATTACGATTAAAAATGAATATTTGGACACGGTAAATAATTACAACAAGGCTTTGATAACCTTGCAAACGATAACAAACTTATAATGCAATGAAAAAGAAAATCATTTTTGCATTTACCACTGCCGTACTGATGCTGGCATCCTGCGGTAAAAAAGAAGAAACAAAACAAACAGAAGCCAACGGAAGTAAAGATTCTAATATTATAACTTTATCGCCGGAACAGGCAAAGAATGCCGGAATTGTAACCGGAAATGCCGAAGAAAAAGAACTCAGCGCCATTGTACAGCTGCAGGGAGAAGTTACAGTACCGCCAAACAGTCTGGTAAATGTAACGTTTCCGCTTGGTGGTTATATTAAAAAGACGAATATTGTAACAGGAATGAACGTTAGAAAAGGGCAGGTTCTGGCTGTAATCGAAGATATGCAGTACATACAATTGCAGCAGGATTACCTCACGGCGAAGGAGCAGTTTAAAGCAGCGAATTTAGAGTTCAGCCGACAGAAAGAACTGAATGCAAAAAAGGCAAGCAGCGATAAGGTTTTTGAGCAGGTTACTGCCGAACGTGAAACACAGCGGATTGCCATGGCATCGCTGGCGCAGAAACTGGAATTGTTAGGGCTTAATGTAAATAATCTTACGGCTTCGAATATTACAAAATCGATAAGCGTAGTTTCGCCTGTAAATGGTCTGGTTTCGAAAGTAAACATCAACAACGGAAAATATGTGGCTCCTACCGAAATGCTTTTTGAATTAACGAATATTCAGGATGTCATGCTGACTTTTAATGTTTTTGAGAAAGATGTTCAGTCGCTTAAAGAAGGTCAGAAACTTGAAGTGTACAGTAATTCTAATCCTGAAAAGAAATACGACGCGAGAATTCAGTTTATCAACCACAGCTTAAATCAGGATCGTGCAGCAGCTGTTATCGCGCGTTTAGACCGTTATGATCCTTTATTCTTACCGGGACTTTTCGTAAATGCCGCTATTCATGTAACCAGCAAAAGTCAATTAACACTTCCCGAAAACGCCATTGTAGACTGGAAAGGCAAGAGTTATGTTTTTGAAGATAACGGAAACAACAGCTATAAAATAGTAGAGGTAAAAGCCGGAATTGCTCAAAATGGTTTTAAGCAGTTTTCTTCAGAAGCAGTTACTTCTTCATCGAAACTGGTAATTAAAAATGCATATACCCTTTTGATGAAAACTATGAATGAGAGTGAGTAATTTAAATTCTAATATTTATTAGGAGTTAAATACAATTTGATTAAAGATAAAGGCAGTCTATATTTTTGTAGTACTGCCTTTTTTAATTTTATTATGTAGAATTTTACCAATAATCCCATACCCAATAAGTACTGAAGGAAGAATAAGCTGTTTATAACGGAATTTTAAAGGTTTAATAGTATCTTTCTTAATACTATCGTTTTGAATGTTTTCTTGTGCTGATATGTTAAAACCAAGAATTAAGCATGATAATAAAACAATGCTTTTGTTCATTTTGAGGAATTTTTAGAGTAAGCGTAGTTTTATGCAATACCATTTTGCGTTAAATAACGCAACGAAATTTTAATACAATTTTGAATGAATTTTGAATTTTTAAATAACGTGATCATGAATTTATATTTTGTTCTGCAATAAATGATTTAGCTTCAGTTTTTATTAGTTTAACTTTGTCTGTGAAAAATCTCCCTGCATGAATAATTTTGAAAAAGCATTACGAAATCATATCGAACAAATTGTCCCTCTAAATGACGAAGAGTTCCGTTTTATACTTTCTCATTTTAAACTGGAAAAGTATAATAAAAATGAAGTAATGATTGAGGAGGGAAGTTTTGTCGATAATGTATATTTTGTTTTATCCGGACTCGTAAAATTGATTTATACCGATGGAAATGCTAAACAAAATACCGTTTCGTTTGCCATGGAAGATTGGTGGGAAACAGATTTTGAAGCCTATTACACAAAGAGTAAATCTACTTTGTCATTAGAATGTATAGAAGATACTCTAGTGTATAGTTTGTCTCTTGAAAATTTTGAGAAATTGTGTTCTGGCTTGCAAAAAATGGAACGTTTTTTTCTCCGAAAATCGATTGCAGGACACATTGGTTCGCAACGCCGAATTTTGTCATTTATAACCTCCAGCGCCCGCGAAAGATATGAGCAGTTATTAGGCCGAAATCCATCTTTATTGCAACGGGTTCCAAAATCTGTTTTAGCATCTTATTTGGGAGTTTCGAGAGAAACACTAAGTCGTCTTTTTTCGTAAGAAATAAAAGTTGTGATATTTGTCACGCAATAAAAATTACAGCCACTCCGATTTTTGCATCTATTAATTTTTATAAAATAAAAGATGGAAAAGAAAATAATCAATCCGTGGAAATGGCAGGATGCCAGAAATTATGTTCAGGCTGTAGAAGTTTCCAATGTTCAGGGCACACTATATGTTTCAGGACAAACTGCTATAGATGAGAATGGCATATCGAGTGATGCTGATATGAGAAGCCAGTTGCAACAAACGATCGAAAATCTGGAAAAAGTAATTCTTACGGCTAATTATGAATTAAAAAATATCGTTAGACTTAATATCTACACTACCGATTCAGAGACATTATTTCAAAATTTTGATCTTCTGCAAAATTGGATTCAAAAAAATGAAATCAAACAATCAAGCACAGTTCTGGAAGTAAAAAGCCTTTTTGAAACTTTAAAAGTTGAACTAGAAGCTACTGTCGTTAGATTTTAAATGCTAAAAAAAAATCCAAATTCCAATTTATCGTTGGAATTTGGAATTTAAATATTTGGAATTTATTCTTTAATATTTGTCTTTTGTCTGTATCTCATCCTTCCAGTGGTGATCTTTTGGAAAAGGCTGACCGCTCCATGCTTTTTTACTTGTCCAGGCCATACCTGCATCTGTCCAGAAAGGATGTGAAGCAGGAAGCCCCAAAGGCATAAAAGAAAGCGAAGTCATGTATAAACTTCCGTTATTGGTATACCAATCGGCAATATTAGGCTGACTTCCTGCGAAACCAATAGTCAGGTATCCTTTGGCATTAAAATTATTGGCACCGTCAAACATACGCTTCATTACGGCAGTTAATGCAGTACGTACCTGACCGTTAGATACACCTTCAGGAAGTGTGTTGTATTGCGCCATTAAAGCAAGAGGTTGCATAGCAGCCATACGGTACGGAATTGATCTGCCGAAAACCGGAAAAGTGCCTTCGGGAGAAATAAAACGTTCCAGAACAAGTGCATATTTTTGAGCACGTTTTAATTCACGGTCATAATATTTTTCATAATCAATACGTGTACCCGCTCCTGCATCTTTCATGGCCTGGCAGGTTTCAAGATACATGGGATGAAAAACATAACTGCTGTAGTAATCAAAAGAAAATGAAGGGCCGTCAGCATACCATCCGTCGCCTGCGTACCATTCTTCCACTTTGCGAATAGCCGAATTAATACGATATTGATCATAATCAGAACCGGTTTTAGCTAGAAAAGCTTCTATTGTAGAAGAAAAAAGAACCCAGTTGGTATATGGAGGATCAATGCGTCTTAACTGCTGAAATTCGGTAATATAGCGTTTTTTGGTTTCGTCACTCAGCGGTACCCAGAGTGTTTCATACGCGCGGAGAAAACTCTCGGCAATATAAGTGGCATCAACAAGCGCCTGTCCGTGGCCTCGCCATAAAAGATAATCCTTGTTTTCTGGATTTACGGCATTTGCATAACTTTTTAATGCCCAATCGCGTAGTTGTTTACGTTTTGCCCCCTCTTTAGTAGCATCGTCCGGAAGTGTAAGCCAGGGTGAAATTCCGGCCATTAATCTTCCAAAAGTTTCCATGTAAACGACACTGTTGTCTCTGCCGTCATACGAAGTGCTGACCTCAACCAGCATATTATCGCGTAGTTTCCCTTCGGCCATATTGCTCAAAACCGGAGCAGCAATTTTATAAGCCAATTCTGTCCAGTAAGCGCGGTCTTTATTTGTTTCCTGATTTGCTTCTAAATAGCGTACATATTCGCAGGAAGCCAAAAGAAAAGCACCTACACCAAAATTTGAAGTTGAATTTGCGTCTACTATCTGTCCGGGAATTGCTTTTTCGCCAATTGGCTGAACATATCCAATTTTTCCATCCTTTTGTAAAGCAGTGTTTTTAAGATAATTCCATGATTTATTAATTACAGGAACAAATTCTGTTCTGTTCAGGTAATTATTATTGATTCCCCAAAGAATCGCATACGTAAAAAAAGCAGTTCCGCTGGTTTCTGGCCCTGGAGCATGTTCTGGATCCATCATACTTCTGGTCCAATATCCTTCAGGTTGTTGTATTTTGGCTAGAGCAGAAGCCATTTTTTTAAACTTCTGAACAAAAAAATCGCGGTGTTTATAATCAGCAGGAAGATCTTTTAGTACTTTGGCAAGTCCTGCAAGAACCCAGCCGTCGCCTCGTGCCCAGAAATCTTTTTTGTTATTTAAACTCTTATGCTTTGGAAAAACATATTTTGCATCTCGATAATATAAATTTTCCTCGGCATCAAACATGATACTGTCAGAATACAAAAGATACTCATACAATTTATCAAGATACTGCCTGTTGTTGGTTATTTTGTACATTTTGGTCATAACAGGCATCACCATATAAAGTCCGTCGCTCCACCACCAGTAATCGTTTTTGGCAGTAGACATTTCATATTCCATTACCTCTTTTGCTCTTGCAATTTTATGAGGTTCCGGCAGCAGATTGTATAAATCGGCATAGACCTGAAAGCAAATCTGATAATCCCCAAAAAGAACAAATTCATCAGTTTCGCCATACGAATATTTCCATTGGTTTTTATCTTTACTTTTAGCTCCCATCCATTGGTTATGAGCAGCCCAGGTTTCGGAATAGGTGCGGTACTTTTCGTTTCCGGTAAGCATATAAGCTTCTATATTTCCGGTATGATATGCAGCGTTATCCCAGAAAGAACTGGTTTGTGCCGGATTTTTAGACTGCCAGAAGGTATTTACTTTATCAATTATTTTACGAACCTGTTCCGGTTTATCAGTTTGTGCCGATATAGTACTGCATAGTAAAAGAAAAAAGGTTTGTAAAAAGATTTTTTTTAAGAGATGGTTTGGATGCATGCTTTTGGTTTTAATGGTATTAGTATAGAAAAGTCTTCATAAACGTACAAAACGGACGTAATATAAGAATTTTTCAGACAACATATAGTCAAAAAGACATTAAGTTATTCTGCAGCAGTCCAACGGCATCAATCTGTTTAAAAAATCACGATATTAAGCTTCATTATGAATCCATTTACTGCGATTCGTTACATATAAATGCCTGAATAATATATAAAACCCTATCGCCAGTGTGAAGCCGCTTACGCTGAAAGAAATAAAGAAAGGCGTAAGCGAACTCATCATCTGGCTGAAGGCATTTTGTTTTTCGTTCATCTGCCATGCTGCTCTTAAAATACCGGCCGTCATCAGCGACAGCCAGAATACCAGTAAAGAAGCATTAATAAGAAAATAACCTTTTTTGAAAAGTTTTGGTTTTATAAACTGTTGTTTTGTATTTCCAAAAATATCATAAACAAAAGCCATTAACAGCATGCTGTTTATACCAATTGTGGTTCCCATGGAATGCGCTACCGTAACATGCGTACCGTGTGTATAAAGGTTAAAAGCGGGAATAGACATAACAATGGCCTGGCCCAGCATAATAAAAACCCAGATATCAGCAGCGAGCAGAAATTTATACGGGACTTCATGACGGTATTTTTTCGCCGCAGAAAGCGAAGATTTCCATTGATAGATTATTTTTCCAAAAAGAAGCAGTTCCGTCATACTTACCGCGTAACTTACATAACGAATATATGGAGCTGTTGGAAGCGAATAAATATGATGTCCCCAATTGAACAGAAGATTAAATAATCCTAAAGAATAAATAAGGAAAGCCGTAACAGAAGAACTGCTTTTGTTGTCTTCGCTTATTTTATCCATTAGATAAATTCCGGATCCGTAAATAAGCATGTTCCAGGATCCAACCATCGAACCGTACGATTTCCACTGCACGGTCATATCACCTATAATATTTTGTCTGAAATAAGGAATAAGCCATAAATACGACTCTAAAAAAGTAATAAGAAAAAAAACAATTCCTGTAAGCCACATCCAGACATAAACAGGCTGTTTGGTAAGCTGTCGTACCGAAGTGAAAAAATGAATCAGGAATGCAATCCATCCAATTACAATAGGCAGTGCCAATACAGGAGGGAATTCCCAATATTCACGTCCGCCAAAAACTCCCATAAGATACGAAACCATAATAATCGGGATGGCACTCAGAAACATCCAGAATTGTATTTTTACTAAAACTGGATATTTGGCATTATTTTTAAAATGCTCGTTTAGATAATGCTGTACAACACCCACAGCCGCAAGAATAATCCAGAATACAACAGATGATACATGCAGTGGGCGGGTTTTTTCGAAAGAAACAGCAGCTTTAAGAAATCCGGGAAAAACATATTGAAGTGTTCCCAATATTCCAAATAATAAACCCAATCCAAGCACGGTAAGTGCCAGTAGTATAAATTTTTTGCTTGTTTCCATAAATTATTTTTGGTGTGTAGTACCGTCGTTTAAAATTGTAAAAGTTCTGGGATCAGCAGAGCCGCTTTTGTCTATCTCTTTTAGATAGGCGGTAAGTGCGTCCATTTCGTATTGTGATAAATGAAAATCAGGCATGACCTGCGTACCGCTTTTAAGAAATGCTTTTATATATTCGGGACCTTTTAAAGAATACGTATTGGTAAGGTCCGGACCAAGATAACCGCCCAGCTGATAAATTTGGTGGCAGGCAATGCAGTTGTTTTCCTGCCATATTTTTTTTCCCTGATCGGCAAGATTATTATTTATTCCTGCCGTATGAGGCATATCTCTGTAAATACATCCGGAATAGACAAAATAAGAAATGCACAGGGCAGAAAAAAGTAAAACTTTATAAGTATAGGACCGCATAGGTTTTTAGGATATTTTAAAAGATTATTGCATACAGGAATGTGGCGTTCATGGTCTGTATTGAAGCAATATTACTGAGATGTTTTTTTACGGCTTATGATTTTTATCATATTTGACCTAAAAGCAAAACAGACACGGATCAACAGGCATGTGTGTACTTTTTTTTTAAGTCTTTTTCAAAAGATTTAAAAATTGCAGCATTCTTCCTGACGAAGAAAAACTAAGAGCATTCTGATTTTTTCTTATTTTAAAGGTTTTATTTCTCTGCTATATTTCTTATTTTTAGGATAGTAATTGCAAAAAATAAGAAATATGATTTCAGGTGTCAAACGTTTACTGTTTTATATGCTGTTCCTGACGGCATTAGTAATGAAACCGGATACAGCAGCAGCCCAATTACTGGGGCCGGCAAAAACCACAGCGGAAGAAGTTGAAAAAACTCCCGAAGATTCATTGGGAAGAAGAACGCCTCAGGGAACCGTAAACGGATTTATCAAAGCTATAGGCGATCAGAATTATATTCGTGCCAGCCAGTATTTTGTTTTAAGTAAACGCTCGTACCGCAAAGCATCTGAAAGAATCCGAATAGCCAAAA
This portion of the Flavobacterium gelatinilyticum genome encodes:
- a CDS encoding CusA/CzcA family heavy metal efflux RND transporter, which gives rise to MLNKIIQFSVKNKLAIGIFTLLWIIYGVFEVTRLPIDAVPDITNNQVQIITTAPSLGAEDVERLITFPIEQAVSNIPQLKESRSISRFGLSVVSIVFDDDTDVYWARQQVTERLQKVEIDENANMPEMAPVTTGLGEIYQYVLKPQPGYESKYSLSDLRTIQDWTVRRQLLGTQGIADVSTFGGKLKQYEVAVNPARLKAQNLTISDVFTALSRSNQNTGGAYIEKGPTVSYIRSVGLAKKIEDIEKIVIKTTQAGTPVLVKNVAEVKLSSAIRYGALTTDDIGESVGGIVMMLKGENASNVIENVKTKVAEIEKILPEGLKIEPFLDRTKMVDNAIGTVEHNLMEGALIVVLVLVLFLGNLRAGLIVASVIPLAMLFAIIMMNTFGVSGNLMSLGALDFGLIVDGAVIIVEAILHHIHSSKKYKTANNISQEEMDKEVSGSASRMMNAAVFGQIIILIVYLPILSLQGIEGKMFKPMAQTVAFAILGAFILSLTYVPMVSSLFISKKISHKLTISDRVMLKLENWYEKALKRALALKKSIVTAAVVLFGFAVFLFGLMGGEFIPQLEEGDFAVETRLLLGTNLSTTTETIVKISAALKKQYPEVKKVVSRIGSAEIPTDPMPIEGGDMIIVLKDKSEWTSASSFSELAEKMAKTVQETAPGVTTGFQFPVQMRFNELMTGAKQDVVCKIFGEDLDKLDEYSEKLGAISKTVKGTADLYVEKVTGMPQIVIDYNWAEMAKYGLYVQDINRTVNAAFAGAAAGNIYEGEKRFDLVVRVENSGRQGIENVRNLLVATPSGAQIPLYQVASVQEIEGPNQIQREDAKRRIIVGFNVRGRDVQSIVNELQQKVTAQIKMDPGYYITYGGSFENLQQAKSRLGVAVPAALLMIFGLLYFAFRSFKEGIIIFTAIPLSAIGGVFALWARNMPFSISAGVGFIALFGVAVLNGIVLISEFNRIQKHGEITDPFDIIITGTKNRLRPVLMTAAVASLGFLPMALSNGAGAEVQRPLATVVIGGLVTATLLTLFVLPAIYLMTYSIKPFRKKKKMKNITVIIAALFLLNGFNGIYAQQAEKISLQQSIEIALKNNSRIKAAKFNEESKTFLNKSAYDLPKTQIDADYGQFNSRLNDTRFGISQTINFPTVYARQKKAFTAGAEAAKAQNQLTQQEVKSSVRKLYYELVWLNTKRDLLHYADSIYRLMEEKSHLRFKAGETNVLEKSASQSARQFYTNQLNMIELDVDIALRSFNALLQDDKIYAPQKTNIKMDFEPLSEVKNTDELPMTKVWKQETEAAKWRWKTERARLMPDLNLGYNNLSITGFQTNAAGQEIYYDSGNRFSYITAGISVPLFFGSQSAKSKAAKAEYQNLEAQSEAVKIEVSTQVKNAYKEVQKFRQSLQYYESEGLANAQTIIEAANSQLRNGDIDYLQWVLVVNQAITIKNEYLDTVNNYNKALITLQTITNL
- a CDS encoding efflux RND transporter periplasmic adaptor subunit; the protein is MKKKIIFAFTTAVLMLASCGKKEETKQTEANGSKDSNIITLSPEQAKNAGIVTGNAEEKELSAIVQLQGEVTVPPNSLVNVTFPLGGYIKKTNIVTGMNVRKGQVLAVIEDMQYIQLQQDYLTAKEQFKAANLEFSRQKELNAKKASSDKVFEQVTAERETQRIAMASLAQKLELLGLNVNNLTASNITKSISVVSPVNGLVSKVNINNGKYVAPTEMLFELTNIQDVMLTFNVFEKDVQSLKEGQKLEVYSNSNPEKKYDARIQFINHSLNQDRAAAVIARLDRYDPLFLPGLFVNAAIHVTSKSQLTLPENAIVDWKGKSYVFEDNGNNSYKIVEVKAGIAQNGFKQFSSEAVTSSSKLVIKNAYTLLMKTMNESE
- a CDS encoding Crp/Fnr family transcriptional regulator, with amino-acid sequence MNNFEKALRNHIEQIVPLNDEEFRFILSHFKLEKYNKNEVMIEEGSFVDNVYFVLSGLVKLIYTDGNAKQNTVSFAMEDWWETDFEAYYTKSKSTLSLECIEDTLVYSLSLENFEKLCSGLQKMERFFLRKSIAGHIGSQRRILSFITSSARERYEQLLGRNPSLLQRVPKSVLASYLGVSRETLSRLFS
- a CDS encoding RidA family protein, producing the protein MEKKIINPWKWQDARNYVQAVEVSNVQGTLYVSGQTAIDENGISSDADMRSQLQQTIENLEKVILTANYELKNIVRLNIYTTDSETLFQNFDLLQNWIQKNEIKQSSTVLEVKSLFETLKVELEATVVRF
- a CDS encoding DUF2264 domain-containing protein, which translates into the protein MHPNHLLKKIFLQTFFLLLCSTISAQTDKPEQVRKIIDKVNTFWQSKNPAQTSSFWDNAAYHTGNIEAYMLTGNEKYRTYSETWAAHNQWMGAKSKDKNQWKYSYGETDEFVLFGDYQICFQVYADLYNLLPEPHKIARAKEVMEYEMSTAKNDYWWWSDGLYMVMPVMTKMYKITNNRQYLDKLYEYLLYSDSIMFDAEENLYYRDAKYVFPKHKSLNNKKDFWARGDGWVLAGLAKVLKDLPADYKHRDFFVQKFKKMASALAKIQQPEGYWTRSMMDPEHAPGPETSGTAFFTYAILWGINNNYLNRTEFVPVINKSWNYLKNTALQKDGKIGYVQPIGEKAIPGQIVDANSTSNFGVGAFLLASCEYVRYLEANQETNKDRAYWTELAYKIAAPVLSNMAEGKLRDNMLVEVSTSYDGRDNSVVYMETFGRLMAGISPWLTLPDDATKEGAKRKQLRDWALKSYANAVNPENKDYLLWRGHGQALVDATYIAESFLRAYETLWVPLSDETKKRYITEFQQLRRIDPPYTNWVLFSSTIEAFLAKTGSDYDQYRINSAIRKVEEWYAGDGWYADGPSFSFDYYSSYVFHPMYLETCQAMKDAGAGTRIDYEKYYDRELKRAQKYALVLERFISPEGTFPVFGRSIPYRMAAMQPLALMAQYNTLPEGVSNGQVRTALTAVMKRMFDGANNFNAKGYLTIGFAGSQPNIADWYTNNGSLYMTSLSFMPLGLPASHPFWTDAGMAWTSKKAWSGQPFPKDHHWKDEIQTKDKY
- a CDS encoding cbb3-type cytochrome c oxidase subunit I gives rise to the protein METSKKFILLALTVLGLGLLFGILGTLQYVFPGFLKAAVSFEKTRPLHVSSVVFWIILAAVGVVQHYLNEHFKNNAKYPVLVKIQFWMFLSAIPIIMVSYLMGVFGGREYWEFPPVLALPIVIGWIAFLIHFFTSVRQLTKQPVYVWMWLTGIVFFLITFLESYLWLIPYFRQNIIGDMTVQWKSYGSMVGSWNMLIYGSGIYLMDKISEDNKSSSSVTAFLIYSLGLFNLLFNWGHHIYSLPTAPYIRYVSYAVSMTELLLFGKIIYQWKSSLSAAKKYRHEVPYKFLLAADIWVFIMLGQAIVMSIPAFNLYTHGTHVTVAHSMGTTIGINSMLLMAFVYDIFGNTKQQFIKPKLFKKGYFLINASLLVFWLSLMTAGILRAAWQMNEKQNAFSQMMSSLTPFFISFSVSGFTLAIGFYILFRHLYVTNRSKWIHNEA
- a CDS encoding c-type cytochrome, with product MRSYTYKVLLFSALCISYFVYSGCIYRDMPHTAGINNNLADQGKKIWQENNCIACHQIYQLGGYLGPDLTNTYSLKGPEYIKAFLKSGTQVMPDFHLSQYEMDALTAYLKEIDKSGSADPRTFTILNDGTTHQK